One region of Paenibacillus polymyxa M1 genomic DNA includes:
- a CDS encoding response regulator transcription factor, which yields MIKVLIVDDDKLVRKGISSAMPWNEFNMEVVGEASNGLKALDFLKSQPVDLMLTDLAMPVMSGIELMRAARQLYPELHIVVLTLHQDFDYIQEALRLGAIDYIAKVQLEKEQFEHVLHRIHIRIDELANKKRKLPLLSETNVHYRHVYALVSLDRKLGQSWPIEPTSSVDEIRWEVERNSWMWAAPMDLEDQLFHKLKEYRDQVPQGALLVMSDVQERTWSQIQNWIMNYTETSLFYAYDPYDPVIAVSMNVEESFPIEPQDEDMDRIKQSWFLSPWTHNDSYYNQLIEQFKSLRLQKSQLMGLLYSIVMEWNHLFAESTLGRISMIHSFLSWYEVEAWIKQTSVDIRKADEQTSYSQEIVDAVKKAIMIMQNDLDQAFTASGLSRQLNISRSYFSQCFKDLMGKTFNEYSRFIRIEKSKEYLLNTNNQIFWIAERVGYTDEKYFSRIFRELTGLLPSEYRQLGRGDKKRTLL from the coding sequence ATGATTAAAGTATTGATTGTGGATGACGACAAATTGGTACGAAAAGGCATAAGCTCCGCGATGCCGTGGAATGAGTTCAATATGGAAGTTGTAGGAGAAGCAAGTAACGGGTTGAAAGCACTGGATTTTCTGAAATCCCAACCGGTCGATCTGATGTTGACGGATCTCGCGATGCCGGTGATGTCAGGTATTGAACTGATGCGAGCTGCAAGGCAACTCTATCCAGAGCTTCATATTGTCGTATTAACACTGCATCAAGATTTCGATTATATCCAGGAAGCGCTCAGGCTGGGAGCCATCGACTATATAGCCAAGGTTCAGCTCGAGAAGGAGCAATTCGAACACGTGCTGCATCGAATACATATCCGGATTGACGAGCTGGCGAATAAAAAACGAAAGCTGCCGCTGCTTAGTGAGACTAATGTCCATTACCGCCATGTGTATGCACTTGTTTCACTGGATCGCAAGTTAGGACAGAGCTGGCCGATTGAACCGACATCCAGTGTAGATGAGATCCGATGGGAGGTTGAACGGAACAGTTGGATGTGGGCGGCACCCATGGACTTAGAGGATCAACTGTTCCACAAACTGAAGGAATACCGGGACCAAGTTCCCCAAGGCGCCTTGCTAGTTATGTCCGATGTACAAGAGCGAACGTGGTCGCAAATCCAAAACTGGATTATGAATTATACAGAAACGTCCTTATTCTATGCATACGACCCTTATGATCCTGTCATTGCCGTTTCGATGAATGTGGAGGAATCATTTCCAATAGAACCGCAGGATGAAGACATGGATCGAATTAAGCAAAGTTGGTTTCTATCACCATGGACACATAACGACAGTTACTACAACCAACTGATTGAACAGTTCAAATCACTAAGACTGCAAAAAAGCCAGTTGATGGGATTGCTATACTCGATAGTTATGGAATGGAATCACCTTTTTGCCGAGTCTACGCTTGGTAGAATCTCAATGATCCATTCTTTTCTATCGTGGTACGAGGTAGAAGCTTGGATCAAGCAGACCTCTGTGGACATTCGTAAGGCAGATGAACAGACCTCGTATTCACAGGAAATTGTAGACGCCGTGAAAAAAGCGATTATGATCATGCAAAATGATTTGGATCAAGCTTTTACTGCTTCAGGTCTGTCCCGGCAACTGAACATCAGCCGAAGCTATTTCAGTCAATGCTTCAAGGATCTGATGGGGAAAACCTTTAATGAGTACTCCCGTTTTATACGAATAGAGAAGTCTAAAGAGTATTTATTGAATACAAATAATCAGATTTTCTGGATTGCTGAGCGAGTGGGTTATACGGATGAAAAATATTTCAGCCGAATTTTCCGCGAGTTGACAGGCCTGCTTCCAAGTGAATATCGACAGCTGGGCAGAGGGGATAAAAAGCGTACTCTTTTATAA
- a CDS encoding alpha/beta hydrolase family protein codes for MRLFELLLLLSNIGLFSLTFLLKKGRRRIPVFVTSGIATLLLVIHWTVEGYRIQLFFPYCITIIFLAISGYSYFKKNGPKKIPRFMLGLAYTAIAIMLVVTAGLMYAFPVFKLPEPTGEFKVGTQTFHFVDTNREEIFDESREGKRELMVQVWYPAQASTGKYAPFIPDTQILRYMAANYGLPGFTFQHLRYVSSHTYSGAEVSSAQTSYPLILANPGNGSSRFLHTSQAENLASHGYIVAVIDHTYNTFATEFPDGRITTSTTNDLFSPDHDYQTSRGNRDKLGKVLTGDVAFALDQFELIQSGQIPSHLKGRIDLGHVGVFGHSIGGATAYDASYDPRIAVGVDLDGGLYRLRDREGLRKPFLFINSESYFEKLKMVMDNRVYTDAELNRMGSTREWEDQVTEDKKLELERMRETVDEGGQVLYIENTEHLNFADVQFISPIFKMLGITGKIAPERANSVINAYMLDFFDRYLKNQGGILMKGPDSRFPEVKFVTSLL; via the coding sequence ATGAGGCTGTTTGAACTGTTGCTATTATTGTCAAACATCGGCTTGTTTTCATTAACCTTCCTATTAAAAAAAGGACGGCGTAGAATTCCAGTATTCGTTACAAGCGGGATTGCCACACTTTTACTGGTCATTCATTGGACGGTGGAAGGATACAGAATTCAGCTATTTTTCCCATATTGCATAACGATCATTTTTTTAGCCATTTCAGGTTATAGCTATTTTAAAAAAAACGGCCCCAAAAAAATCCCACGATTCATGTTGGGTTTAGCTTATACTGCTATAGCAATAATGCTAGTCGTAACAGCGGGCCTCATGTATGCTTTTCCTGTATTTAAACTACCTGAACCGACAGGCGAATTTAAGGTAGGAACGCAAACTTTTCATTTCGTGGATACAAATAGGGAAGAGATTTTCGACGAATCCAGAGAGGGTAAGAGAGAATTGATGGTTCAGGTCTGGTATCCGGCTCAAGCTAGCACTGGCAAGTATGCTCCCTTTATTCCCGACACCCAGATTTTACGTTATATGGCCGCGAACTATGGTCTTCCCGGGTTTACGTTTCAACACCTGAGGTACGTATCCAGTCATACTTATTCGGGGGCCGAAGTTTCTTCGGCACAGACTTCATACCCGCTGATCCTTGCGAATCCCGGCAACGGCTCTTCCAGGTTCCTCCACACGTCGCAAGCCGAAAATCTCGCGAGTCATGGATATATCGTGGCAGTGATCGACCACACCTACAATACATTTGCAACTGAGTTTCCGGATGGTCGAATCACGACCAGCACAACCAACGACTTATTCTCGCCCGACCATGATTACCAGACGAGTAGAGGAAATCGCGACAAGTTGGGAAAAGTTTTAACCGGCGATGTGGCGTTTGCGCTGGACCAATTCGAGCTCATCCAATCGGGGCAGATTCCAAGCCATCTAAAAGGGAGGATTGATCTCGGTCATGTCGGGGTGTTCGGTCATTCCATCGGCGGAGCGACGGCCTATGACGCTTCTTACGATCCGCGAATCGCGGTTGGAGTAGACTTAGATGGAGGGCTTTATCGACTGCGTGACAGAGAGGGTCTGCGAAAGCCGTTTTTGTTCATCAACTCGGAAAGCTATTTCGAAAAATTAAAAATGGTGATGGATAACCGGGTCTACACGGATGCAGAGCTTAACCGTATGGGATCTACAAGAGAGTGGGAGGACCAAGTAACGGAAGATAAAAAGTTGGAGCTTGAACGGATGCGCGAAACGGTCGACGAAGGGGGACAAGTCCTCTATATCGAAAATACGGAGCATTTGAATTTTGCCGACGTACAATTCATTTCTCCGATTTTCAAAATGCTGGGCATTACAGGAAAGATTGCGCCCGAAAGAGCGAACTCCGTTATCAATGCCTATATGCTGGATTTCTTCGATAGGTATCTGAAAAATCAAGGCGGAATCTTAATGAAAGGACCGGATAGCCGCTTTCCGGAGGTGAAGTTCGTAACCTCGCTATTATAA
- a CDS encoding right-handed parallel beta-helix repeat-containing protein: MKKFGKILLIGLSLGLGLAIGNVQTPAASAAGTEYYVATSGSDSNAGTSDAPWKTLQHAADTVPPGSKVYVRGGVYKEKLKITRSGSASQGPTVFASYGTETAIVDGTGLSVSGNEGLIELADVDYVTIQGFEIRNFTTASKNAVPTGIYVHGAGGFINLSDNKIHDIKNTATPTGKDRLGRDAHGIAVYGTKAPASIHNLTINGNELYNLVLGSSESLVLNGNVNGFAVTSNLIHDNDNIGIDLIGFEGTAPTTAYDQVRNGVVKGNRVYNNSVRNNPSYKSDDNSAGGIYVDGGKDNIIEQNYSYNNDIGVEIASEHAGKTTSNITVRSNVIYNNRLTGIAMGGYDDERGSTVNSKIVNNTLYKNDTLDDGSGQLLVQYDTRNNVIKNNIFVASSTDVLIYNGYTQNSGNVVDYNLYFAPGGSSGANWTWKDKEYTGFPTYKSGTGNDAHSLFADPKFVNATNGDFRLQSSSLAIDSGSTDNAIIGTEDIDGEPRVKGKAVNIGADE; encoded by the coding sequence TTGAAGAAATTCGGTAAAATTTTGCTTATAGGTTTAAGCTTGGGGTTGGGCCTTGCAATCGGTAATGTGCAGACTCCTGCCGCCTCTGCCGCTGGTACCGAATATTATGTGGCGACAAGTGGTAGCGATTCCAACGCGGGAACAAGCGACGCGCCGTGGAAAACGCTCCAGCATGCGGCCGACACAGTCCCTCCGGGCAGCAAGGTCTATGTCCGAGGTGGTGTTTATAAGGAGAAACTGAAAATCACCCGCTCTGGCTCCGCCTCGCAAGGCCCAACCGTGTTCGCAAGCTATGGCACGGAAACCGCCATTGTTGACGGTACTGGCCTATCGGTCAGTGGGAACGAAGGGTTAATCGAATTGGCCGATGTCGATTACGTCACCATCCAAGGGTTTGAAATCCGCAATTTTACCACTGCTTCCAAGAACGCAGTGCCTACAGGCATTTACGTTCACGGTGCAGGGGGTTTCATTAATCTGTCTGATAACAAAATCCACGACATCAAAAACACGGCCACCCCAACTGGAAAAGACCGGCTAGGCCGGGACGCTCACGGCATCGCTGTTTATGGCACGAAAGCTCCTGCATCGATTCACAACCTTACAATCAACGGCAATGAACTATACAATCTCGTGCTCGGCTCCAGCGAATCGCTTGTTTTAAACGGGAATGTGAACGGCTTTGCAGTGACCAGCAACCTCATTCACGATAACGACAACATTGGAATCGATCTGATCGGCTTTGAAGGAACCGCGCCGACTACTGCTTACGATCAGGTGCGGAACGGGGTGGTAAAAGGCAATCGAGTGTACAATAATTCGGTTCGAAATAACCCATCCTACAAGAGTGATGACAACTCGGCCGGCGGCATTTATGTGGATGGGGGCAAGGACAACATTATCGAGCAGAATTACAGCTATAACAATGACATCGGCGTCGAAATTGCCTCCGAGCATGCCGGCAAAACCACCAGCAATATTACGGTCCGCAGTAACGTGATATATAACAACCGGTTAACTGGCATCGCTATGGGCGGCTACGATGACGAGCGTGGCTCAACGGTAAACAGCAAGATCGTGAACAATACGCTGTACAAGAACGATACATTGGACGACGGAAGCGGCCAGCTTTTGGTTCAGTATGATACACGAAACAACGTGATCAAGAACAATATTTTCGTAGCCAGTTCGACTGATGTGTTGATCTACAATGGATATACTCAAAATTCGGGCAATGTTGTTGATTATAATTTATATTTTGCACCTGGTGGCAGTTCGGGGGCCAACTGGACCTGGAAAGATAAAGAATATACAGGATTCCCCACGTACAAATCGGGAACGGGCAACGATGCGCATTCTCTGTTTGCCGATCCTAAATTCGTGAATGCCACGAATGGCGACTTCCGTTTGCAGTCTTCGTCACTAGCGATCGATTCCGGATCAACGGATAACGCCATCATCGGAACCGAGGATATCGACGGGGAACCCCGTGTGAAAGGGAAAGCCGTGAATATCGGTGCAGATGAGTGA
- a CDS encoding sugar ABC transporter substrate-binding protein, protein MTTKWSVKSKLLTRRLAVLSISALMISTLAACGASSNPPTAKEAGKYEVTPGDPFSAYKDEITVTMGRVTTANPKLPAGDSYENNAYTRLVKKAFNAQIKDQFEANGEDYSRQVSLAIASGELPDMMRVDSKDELKELVDNDLIEDMTEIYKQYATDNIKNIYDSYEGRALDNATIDGRLMALPATSLDSAPTMVWVRQDWLDLLGIQLDADGDGTIKLDDVEKTAEEFLKRDPGQTGKPVGIPFVNTLNTTDYNGSAYTMLGVASTKGSFPQYWMKGKDGSIVYGSTTEETKQMLGVMADWFKRGIIDPQFGTRTFDDITALYTNGQCGIAFGPWHIPDWGLGNVKQKDKNAKFTAYTLEDADGKVNVAHANPANQFIVVRKGYEHPELAVKIVNLFYDKLANDKNVGTSMPEAAKYQENGVDGSTRPFNIEVNSATSLLDDYSDIVRGIKGEISLDQVRTTESKNNIKSIQTYLSNMDTDNVTAWSKYHSRINGVGLIDKLTRENKFVWMTPAFSGTTPSMKQTWANLTKMEQESFIKIVTGAEPLNYFDTFVSNWKKQGGDQVIQEIKDEVASKK, encoded by the coding sequence ATGACAACTAAATGGTCCGTAAAAAGCAAATTGTTGACGAGACGTCTGGCCGTACTATCGATATCTGCCCTAATGATTTCAACCCTTGCAGCCTGTGGGGCTTCATCCAACCCTCCCACTGCGAAGGAAGCGGGCAAATATGAGGTAACACCCGGAGACCCATTCAGTGCCTATAAAGACGAAATAACCGTCACGATGGGTCGTGTGACTACGGCCAACCCGAAGCTGCCGGCTGGAGATTCGTATGAGAACAATGCGTATACTCGACTGGTCAAAAAAGCGTTTAACGCTCAGATTAAAGACCAATTTGAAGCCAACGGAGAAGATTACAGCCGTCAGGTTTCGCTCGCCATCGCCTCTGGAGAACTGCCTGACATGATGCGTGTCGATTCCAAGGATGAACTCAAAGAACTGGTTGATAATGATCTGATTGAAGATATGACGGAAATTTACAAACAGTATGCCACAGATAATATCAAGAATATTTACGACTCGTATGAGGGCCGGGCGTTAGACAATGCGACGATAGATGGACGTTTAATGGCGCTTCCAGCTACTTCCCTAGATTCCGCACCAACCATGGTCTGGGTTCGTCAGGATTGGCTGGATCTACTGGGAATCCAGCTTGATGCAGACGGAGATGGTACCATCAAGCTGGACGATGTGGAGAAAACGGCCGAGGAATTCTTGAAAAGAGATCCGGGTCAAACCGGGAAACCGGTAGGTATTCCCTTTGTGAACACCCTGAATACAACTGACTATAATGGTTCTGCCTATACCATGCTTGGAGTTGCCTCAACGAAGGGTTCATTCCCTCAGTATTGGATGAAGGGTAAAGACGGCAGCATTGTTTATGGCTCAACAACAGAGGAAACCAAGCAGATGCTAGGCGTCATGGCAGATTGGTTCAAGAGAGGCATCATCGACCCGCAATTTGGAACACGCACATTTGATGATATTACGGCACTGTACACCAACGGCCAATGCGGTATTGCTTTTGGACCATGGCATATTCCCGACTGGGGTCTGGGCAACGTGAAGCAGAAGGATAAGAATGCGAAATTCACGGCTTACACTTTGGAAGATGCAGATGGAAAGGTAAACGTGGCACACGCCAATCCAGCTAATCAGTTTATCGTTGTAAGAAAAGGATACGAACACCCGGAACTCGCCGTTAAAATCGTAAACCTTTTCTACGATAAACTGGCAAATGATAAAAATGTGGGAACATCTATGCCAGAAGCTGCCAAGTATCAAGAGAACGGCGTAGACGGTTCTACCAGACCGTTTAATATTGAAGTCAACTCGGCGACCTCGTTACTGGATGACTACTCTGATATCGTTCGAGGAATTAAAGGAGAGATAAGTTTGGATCAGGTCCGGACAACAGAATCAAAGAACAATATTAAAAGTATCCAGACTTACTTAAGTAATATGGATACGGATAACGTAACAGCCTGGTCGAAATATCACTCGCGTATCAACGGAGTGGGACTCATTGACAAACTGACACGGGAAAACAAATTTGTATGGATGACACCCGCTTTCTCCGGAACTACACCAAGCATGAAACAGACCTGGGCTAATCTGACCAAGATGGAGCAGGAATCTTTTATCAAAATCGTGACAGGTGCAGAACCTCTGAATTACTTCGATACATTCGTTAGCAATTGGAAGAAGCAAGGCGGTGACCAGGTAATTCAGGAAATTAAAGACGAGGTTGCATCCAAAAAATAA
- a CDS encoding DUF6254 family protein: MAHQKRRKEAAWKSRKQEQHPHGKIKSLKELSSEQD, translated from the coding sequence ATGGCTCACCAGAAGAGAAGGAAAGAAGCTGCATGGAAGTCACGAAAGCAAGAACAGCATCCCCATGGTAAAATCAAATCGCTCAAGGAATTGTCCAGCGAACAAGATTGA
- a CDS encoding nitroreductase family protein, translating into MSTSTHTGQSSALFADVIRERRSVRHYDKSVRLSHEEIKDLLKEATLAPSSSNVQPWRFLVIETEELKAKLQPIAYNQSQVTEAAAVIVVLGDTEGYKKLDEVFGEAVKHGYIAEDTAKSFVERSIHTYASLPEETLHKVIHIDGGIVSQQLMLVARAHGYDTVAMGGYNAAELKQSFGISDRYIPIMLIALGKAAQPGHQTTRLPIDDITFFNEMPVN; encoded by the coding sequence ATGTCAACTTCAACTCATACTGGTCAGAGCTCCGCCTTGTTCGCCGATGTCATCCGCGAGCGCCGCTCTGTGCGTCATTACGACAAATCGGTTCGTCTGTCTCACGAGGAGATTAAGGATCTTCTGAAAGAAGCGACGCTTGCGCCTTCTTCGAGTAACGTTCAGCCCTGGCGCTTCTTGGTTATTGAGACAGAGGAATTGAAAGCAAAACTGCAGCCAATCGCCTACAATCAATCCCAGGTTACTGAGGCTGCAGCGGTGATCGTTGTGCTTGGTGATACGGAAGGATATAAGAAGCTCGATGAAGTTTTCGGCGAAGCAGTAAAACACGGCTATATAGCAGAAGATACCGCCAAATCGTTCGTGGAAAGATCGATTCATACGTATGCTTCATTGCCAGAGGAAACACTTCATAAAGTCATTCATATTGATGGTGGTATTGTATCCCAGCAGCTTATGCTGGTTGCACGTGCTCACGGCTACGATACCGTCGCGATGGGCGGCTATAATGCGGCCGAGCTTAAGCAATCGTTCGGTATTAGTGACCGATACATTCCAATCATGCTGATTGCGCTCGGTAAAGCGGCACAACCGGGTCATCAGACAACTCGGCTGCCGATAGACGATATCACATTCTTTAACGAGATGCCCGTTAACTAA
- a CDS encoding sensor histidine kinase, producing MTLKKRIFLLFFLSAFIPFISIFAISYYTIDSIFVNKINDGIRSNLQQVTSSLENSITNLNHVTQQLSYSGTLGKKLDEVLQPSSNIIELIEARDELKNELNVVTFTNPNIGLTLYYFQKEGATQFANFPIKDRFAPESLPVLFKSYGISYYGPHISMNRFNDQLVLSAMRKVQLPQRDDVYIYVESGFRLTQNILGYNQYQGALSHLILNGEGQIVYSEIPETMKVGENFFNLSKSTAKDGISRDYHWFKEDSAQNWSVISVISQAKYQQEKNQWLLQILLVALFFLGFTVFLAWLLWKMVYKPLGLFHSEINGMSQNPQKAGSQTRTHIPEFDFLLGEFSNMQHQIGDLFKEVQQKEKIRADLEVEKLLYQINPHFLMNTLDTVHWLAVMNGQGEIDKLVQSLNKLLYYNLGKLGQVSTMEEEIDALRQYLVLQQIRYDFEFDVRISADDHVLQIPVPRFILQPLVENSLYHGLSDEGFIQIEVTLTKTLNILIQDNGAGMTEEAIQKLLNNRIAEHKKVGMGIGLNYVHRMLRAQYGDQAQLVIESELGTGTSILLILPIKGEDVRG from the coding sequence ATGACACTTAAAAAAAGAATCTTTTTATTGTTTTTTCTCAGCGCGTTTATTCCCTTTATTAGTATATTTGCAATTTCTTATTATACCATTGATTCCATTTTTGTGAATAAAATCAATGATGGAATTAGGAGCAATCTACAGCAGGTAACTTCATCACTGGAAAATTCAATTACCAATCTGAATCATGTTACTCAGCAATTATCATATAGCGGCACTTTAGGCAAAAAACTGGATGAAGTCTTGCAACCTTCCTCCAATATAATTGAATTGATTGAGGCTAGAGATGAATTAAAGAATGAGTTAAATGTTGTAACGTTTACTAATCCGAATATAGGCTTGACCTTATATTATTTCCAGAAAGAAGGCGCTACACAGTTCGCTAACTTTCCCATCAAAGATCGCTTTGCCCCTGAGTCTTTGCCTGTGCTTTTCAAATCTTATGGCATTTCGTACTATGGTCCCCATATCAGTATGAACCGATTTAATGACCAGCTCGTTTTATCTGCCATGCGAAAGGTACAACTGCCTCAAAGGGACGATGTATATATTTACGTCGAATCCGGCTTTCGTCTTACACAGAATATACTAGGTTACAACCAATACCAAGGAGCTTTATCGCATTTGATCCTGAATGGTGAAGGTCAAATTGTTTACAGTGAAATTCCGGAAACGATGAAAGTGGGGGAGAATTTCTTCAACTTATCAAAAAGTACTGCAAAAGACGGAATATCCCGTGACTACCATTGGTTTAAGGAGGACTCCGCTCAGAATTGGAGCGTCATCTCGGTAATTTCGCAGGCTAAGTATCAACAGGAGAAAAACCAGTGGTTGCTTCAAATATTACTGGTCGCTTTATTTTTTCTCGGCTTTACTGTATTTCTTGCTTGGCTTCTGTGGAAGATGGTCTACAAGCCACTCGGTCTGTTCCATTCGGAAATTAACGGAATGTCTCAGAATCCACAAAAGGCAGGCAGCCAGACTCGCACTCATATTCCCGAGTTCGATTTTCTATTGGGAGAATTCTCAAATATGCAGCATCAAATCGGTGACCTGTTCAAGGAAGTGCAGCAGAAAGAGAAGATCCGTGCAGATTTGGAAGTGGAAAAATTGTTATATCAGATCAATCCTCACTTTCTGATGAATACGCTAGATACTGTACATTGGCTGGCCGTCATGAATGGACAAGGGGAGATTGACAAGTTGGTGCAATCCTTGAACAAACTGTTGTATTACAATTTGGGTAAATTAGGGCAAGTATCGACGATGGAAGAGGAAATTGATGCGCTAAGACAGTATCTAGTCCTGCAGCAAATTCGATATGACTTTGAATTTGACGTGCGTATTTCAGCGGATGACCATGTGCTTCAAATACCTGTGCCTCGTTTTATTCTGCAACCGTTGGTTGAAAATTCTCTCTATCATGGACTGAGTGACGAAGGTTTTATTCAGATTGAAGTTACACTCACCAAAACGCTGAATATTCTGATACAGGATAATGGAGCCGGCATGACCGAGGAAGCGATTCAAAAACTCTTGAACAATCGTATAGCAGAACATAAAAAAGTAGGGATGGGCATCGGACTCAATTATGTTCACCGCATGTTGAGGGCACAGTACGGAGATCAAGCACAACTGGTGATCGAAAGTGAATTGGGTACAGGGACAAGTATTCTGCTCATACTTCCTATCAAAGGAGAAGATGTTCGGGGATGA
- a CDS encoding RrF2 family transcriptional regulator, whose translation MKQEYCTPTQHPKWFGLAVQALVILSQEDKSIACPSIELAKYLQSEPSLLRRILSVLAKEGLIGTREGRDGGYHLRKPAESIRLVDVYDVFRSDSRLSFGITETAGTHPLGKCMKSTLEDITQEMDDSIRGVLSKYTIADLANQLEAKL comes from the coding sequence TTGAAGCAGGAGTATTGTACACCGACTCAGCACCCAAAGTGGTTTGGACTGGCTGTTCAAGCGCTTGTTATATTGTCGCAGGAGGACAAAAGCATAGCTTGTCCAAGTATTGAACTCGCCAAATATCTTCAGTCGGAGCCTTCTTTGCTGCGCCGCATACTTTCCGTTCTCGCCAAGGAAGGGCTTATCGGAACCCGGGAAGGCCGTGACGGCGGGTACCACCTTAGGAAACCGGCAGAGTCTATACGGCTAGTTGATGTGTACGATGTATTCCGTTCAGACAGCAGGCTTTCCTTTGGTATTACCGAGACAGCTGGCACGCATCCGCTCGGTAAATGTATGAAATCTACGCTTGAGGATATTACCCAAGAAATGGACGATAGCATACGTGGAGTATTAAGCAAGTACACGATTGCTGATCTCGCCAATCAACTGGAAGCCAAGCTTTAG